Part of the Vigna unguiculata cultivar IT97K-499-35 chromosome 3, ASM411807v1, whole genome shotgun sequence genome, ttgaagCAAAAACTACTAATGTTAAATTTAGAACTTGTTAACTTGCTACTTAATGCCGATCTTAAACTGAACTGTAAGAATGAATAAATACACAGAATACAAAATAATGTAAAGTGTGATATCCACCAAGTACCTTTATTTTTCGTGGTGAATACATCCAACAAGTTTTTTGTGGCCAAAACATCCAACAAGTATAAGTACTCTCATTCGACTTTCAAAATTCTAATGAATGGACCCAAAAACACTCCCAAGCCCACCAACGGGTGTCCCCACGGAGAGCTGAACAAATCTGAGAGTCAATGACTCACTCtcagaataaataaatatttcatgtGGTTTAAGATTCCAAAAAAAGGAGCCTTGGTCCTCATACCCAGCAAGTGTTTTACATTTTTGGAAATTTGAATGTGGATTTCTGAATGGAATTGCAACAATAtagtgaaaaagaagaaagaaaaacgTCTCAAGCCTAAATTATAATTCCTCAGTATACAACAAGCTACACTAACAAATAAACAAAGGTTTATACAAAAAATAGCATCAAAGTTAAGAGcatggaaagaaaaaaagtcaGCGTTGAGTTTTAACCTTCATCTCCTTGGCCATAGAAGGTAGCCACCTCTCTCCCctaatctttttcaaattttcaactctttcctcttctctctttgcTTTAGCTTTTGCTGCTGCATCTTTAGCTTCTACTCTAGCTAATGACTTCTTGCATGAATCGTTTGCTGCAGCTAATATATCTATCCCATTCACAGCAACAGATCTAATCCGTTTTCTGAACTGCTAAGATAGCAGATAGTCGTTTAGAAAATAACCAAAtacacacaaaataaaaaaacaatatatacaaCCACATTTTGGGATTAACTAACTATTAGACCTTCTTTGATTTCTCATTGATATCCTCTCCGGGAAGTATTCTAGGCCGTTTCCTTGGTGGTTGGGGTTCATCTGCAGCCATATAATGTAAAATCCTAAGCCACACATACAAATGCAATTTGGTAATATTTCAAGATTAATCACTAAGTTAACAATTTTGTAACCCTTTTGTGCAATATTGTTATCAGTAATAAACTATTTTGATTTCCATCACTAAACTCATTGAATGGATGTGAGTGTCAGAAATAAAAATCAGTCTTGCTACAATTGGGACCGGAGGCCACCTCATAGTAAGATGTGGCATTGAATTCAACTTTTCAAGGTTAGTGTTTAGTTACTCAAACCAAAAATTGTCACAATCAGTAAACCAGTTGTCCACTACTTTACTCAACTTCAATGGTATTCTATAAACATGTGCTAGTATGACTCTGAATTTCTTCATACTTCATAATTACATGGTCCATGTGATAACCTGGACCAGTAATTCTGGTTCAGTTGGCCAACTGAGCAAGACCAATGCTCCATAAGTCATGGCAAAGGCCCCGAGAATGCTGCTCTATCTATAGCAAGTGACTAACGCACAATGACTGACAATTTCTCAGTGGTTAACGACCTAACAAATGGATTATTGCAATGCAGCATCACACAGCATTATATCACAAAGCAGTGCTAAAAATAACTCTAATCTTCTGAATTCTCTGATGTCAACAAAAGATTGCAGAGTGGAAAAAGAGATGCATGGCATGCTGATCTGGGCTCCACTTTCTTAACGACTGGCGCTGGGTGCGTGTGCACTATTCTGAAAAAGTAGTACTTTTTGTTAACAGCAAGCTACCAGCACCAGCACCAGAAGCTGCTTTTATCTAATGCAGCTTTTTTCATGTTTCAGAGAAGTTCTCAATTTTCCATATGCAAGTCAAGAACAATGGTGACTAGTGACCTACTGCCACCAACACTACCTCATAAAGCCAACTTACCATAGCATAGTAAAAGCCAACAAAACTACCCAAAATCTAAAATGAACCCTTTATAGGCATAACAATCAATTGCAACAGATATCTTAACCTAAGCCAAGGTGGTACCACACACTTGCTTACCTACGTGATCAAACACTATTCCTGGCTTAGCATATTTAAACAATCGAATGCCGCATTCATCGATTTTGGGATCATCATCCTCGACAGGGACAGGTTTTCTCACTATCTCTATTGTATTTTCCAATATATCATTCAGAAGCTTTTGCGCCTGTCAAGAACATCCACAGTATATATATCCACATATCATCAGAACGAAACACCAGAAAAAGAAAGGGGACAATGGTACACTATGTAATCAGAGTTAGATAGCAAAAGT contains:
- the LOC114176789 gene encoding uncharacterized protein LOC114176789 codes for the protein MAEGEPTNGYCSSSGEEDGDAAWRAAIHSIAQTTTYVSSTTKHAHPNDDDDDYSKPKTQQLKHHQLKAQKLLNDILENTIEIVRKPVPVEDDDPKIDECGIRLFKYAKPGIVFDHVDEPQPPRKRPRILPGEDINEKSKKFRKRIRSVAVNGIDILAAANDSCKKSLARVEAKDAAAKAKAKREEERVENLKKIRGERWLPSMAKEMKVKTQR